The genome window TCGGGCACCCACAACGGTCCGCTCACGGCGCTCACCCTCGCGGACGGCTCGCGTCGCCGCAACCGGTGTCGCCCGTGAGGGGTGACCCCTTCCCATCCCGTATCTTTCGGGGAGGCGCTCACGGCGCGCCGGCCAGGAGGCGAGTCCCATGCAGGTAGTGATCGACGACGAGAAGTGCCAGGGCCACGGCCGCTGCTACGCACTGGCCCCCACCGTGTTCGACCCGGACGACCTGGGGCAGGGCACGGTCATCGGTGACGGCATCGTCGCCCCCGCCGACGAGGAGAAGGCCCGGCTCGCCGCGGCCAACTGCCCCGAGCTCGCCATCACCGTCGTCGAGGACGCCTGATG of Acidimicrobiales bacterium contains these proteins:
- a CDS encoding ferredoxin, giving the protein MQVVIDDEKCQGHGRCYALAPTVFDPDDLGQGTVIGDGIVAPADEEKARLAAANCPELAITVVEDA